GAAGAACCTAAGGAAGAGGACATATACAAAGTCGGTGTGGTTGCCTACATATTAAGAACAGTTCCCATAGAGGACGCAAGAGTAAAGGTTCTCGTTCAGGGATTAAAGAGAGGGGTTATAAAGAAGCTCGAGTGGAAAGAAGACCACTACGTAGCCCAGGTAGACGTTATAGAGGAAAGGGACATCCCGCCCGAAAGCCAAACGATAGAGGACAAAGCCCTCATAAAGGCCGTAAAGGAATCCATAGACAAACTCGTCAGCCTTGGAAAACAGATAATTCCCGACCTCGTAGTTCTCATAAAGGAACTCGAAGAACCCGGAAAGCTCGCGGATATGGTAGCCTCCATCCTTGATATAAAATCCTCACAGGCTCAGGAGATACTGGAAACTTTCGACCCCAGAGAAAGACTTAAGAAGGTTTACAAATTCCTACAGGACGAAATAGGACTCCTAGAAGTAAAACAAAGGATAAGCGAGATAGCAAGGGAGAGAATGGAAAAGGAACAGAGGGAGTACTACCTCAGACAGCAACTCAAAGCCATACAGGAGGAACTCGGAGAAGCAGGCGGAATAAAGGCTGAAATAGAGGAGTACACAAAGAAGTTTGAAGAAGTCAAAGAGTGTATGCCTGAAGAAGGGGTAAAGGAAGTAGAAAAGAACATAAAGAGACTAGAGAGACTGCACCCCGAGTCCGCGGAAGCTGGAGTTATAAGAACGTGGCTCGACTGGGTTCTGGACCTTCCCTGGTGTACGAGGACTGAGGACAATTACGACCTTGAAAGGGCAAGGGAAATTTTAGACAGAGATCACTACGACCTTGAAAAGGTAAAGGACAGGATAATAGAGTACCTCGCCATAAGGAAGTTAACTCAAGGTAAAGAAGCCCCAACTCAGATACTTGCCTTTGTAGGACCTCCGGGTGTAGGTAAGACTTCCCTAGGACGCTCAATAGCGGAGGCCCTCGGAAGGAAGTTCGTAAGGATAGCTTTGGGAGGTATAAGGGACGAGGCGGAAATCAGGGGACACAGGAGAACTTACGTCGGGGCAATGCCCGGAAGGATTATTCAAGCCATAAAACAGGCCGGAACGAAAAACCCTGTAATAATGCTGGATGAGATAGACAAGCTCGCCATATCCTTCCAGGGAGACCCCGCGGCTGCACTCCTCGAAGTCCTTGATCCGGAGCAAAATAAGAAGTTCACGGACCTCTACATAGGGATTCCCTTTGACCTCTCAGAAGTGATATTCATTTGTACGGGAAACAGGGCGGATACTATTCCCACACCGCTCCTCGACAGGATGGAACTCATAATGCTTTCAGGATACTCCGAAGAGGAGAAACTCTTCATAGCAAAGAAACACTTGATTCCCAAGTTAATTCCCCTCCACGGCTTTAGCCCGGAAGAGATCGAGTTTACGGACGAGGCTATTCTGGAGATAATAAGGGGCTACACGAGAGAGGCGGGAGTGAGAAACCTTCAAAGGCAGATTTCCGCAGTCCTGAGAAAAATAGCTGTAAAGAAACTACAGGGTGAGAAAGGTCCGTTTAATATAACCCCTGAGCTCGTCAGAAAACTCCTCGGAGTTCCGAGGTACAGACCTGAAAGGGAAAAGAAACCTCTCGTTGGGGTTGCCACAGGACTCGCATGGACCGAAGTAG
The genomic region above belongs to Aquifex aeolicus VF5 and contains:
- the lon gene encoding endopeptidase La, whose protein sequence is MPLRDIVIFPTMVQPLFVGRRFSIRAIEEANKKDKLIFLVLQKDKDVEEPKEEDIYKVGVVAYILRTVPIEDARVKVLVQGLKRGVIKKLEWKEDHYVAQVDVIEERDIPPESQTIEDKALIKAVKESIDKLVSLGKQIIPDLVVLIKELEEPGKLADMVASILDIKSSQAQEILETFDPRERLKKVYKFLQDEIGLLEVKQRISEIARERMEKEQREYYLRQQLKAIQEELGEAGGIKAEIEEYTKKFEEVKECMPEEGVKEVEKNIKRLERLHPESAEAGVIRTWLDWVLDLPWCTRTEDNYDLERAREILDRDHYDLEKVKDRIIEYLAIRKLTQGKEAPTQILAFVGPPGVGKTSLGRSIAEALGRKFVRIALGGIRDEAEIRGHRRTYVGAMPGRIIQAIKQAGTKNPVIMLDEIDKLAISFQGDPAAALLEVLDPEQNKKFTDLYIGIPFDLSEVIFICTGNRADTIPTPLLDRMELIMLSGYSEEEKLFIAKKHLIPKLIPLHGFSPEEIEFTDEAILEIIRGYTREAGVRNLQRQISAVLRKIAVKKLQGEKGPFNITPELVRKLLGVPRYRPEREKKPLVGVATGLAWTEVGGEIMFIEATKMKGKGSLVLTGSLGDIMKESAQAALSYIRSKAEDYGIDPDIFSQVDVHVHVPEGAVPKDGPSAGVAIATALLSLFTDIPVRMDVAMTGEITLRGRVLPVGGLKEKILAAKRAEIYEVILPAKNKDEVMEELPEYVREKMTLHFVDNLEEVFKIALVREPKPLKEA